Sequence from the Hamadaea flava genome:
GGGCGGGCGTGGCCTTGGCGCCGGCACACCAGTAGACGACCGAGCCCAGCAGGAGCAGGTCGCGGTCGTCGAGCGGACCGATCCGGGCGGCGCTCTCGGCGGCCAGCCGGTGGCGCTGCGCCGCCCGCTCGGCCCGGTGCCGCGTCCAGCGGGCGTCGGTCATCCGCCGGGCGTTGGCCCTGCGGCGCTCGGCGTCCACCGGGTCGCCGGTCAGGGGGATGTGTTTGGTCCACTGCCAGGCCGTGGACCGGGCGACGCCCAGCTCCTCGGCGATGACCGGGACGGTACGCCCGGAGCGGCGCAGGTCGACCGCGCGGGCGCGCAGTTCGTCCTTGGCGTTCGGGCGTTTGGTCCACTCCGGCACGGGTACGCCCCGAAGCCAGTCGTCGATCTGAGCGCGGCTGACGCCGAGCAGTTCACGGATTTGGGCTATCGACAGCTGATCGTCGGCCCGCAGACGGCGGGCCACCTCCCCCATGTCCATGCATAAGGGTTAGCACGGGTGTACGAGGAAGGGGAGTCTTGCGTTTGCTTCGAGCTTGTGCAGGTGGACCAAGGAAATTCACAGGTGCCGACCCTGTGAAACTACGGGACCGTAAGTTACGGTGACGTAGGCGTAAGAGAGCCGCCCCCCCCCCGCCCAGCACAGTGAGGTGCCATCGCCCATGAGCACAGACGTCCACCCGGCCACGGAGTCAGCGTTGACGGCCGACCTCGAGACCAACGCGACCGGCGCCGCCGAGGTCGAGCAGACCATTCGGGGGCCGAAGCCGCTCACCGAGGGCGCTCAGCCGACCGGCGTACTGATCGGTTTGTGGGCGTTCGTCGTCATCCCGTTCATCGCGCTGATCGCCGCGATCCCGGTCGCGTGGGGCGGCTGGCTGTCCTGGGTCGACATCGCCATCTTCGCCGTGTGGTACTGCGTCGCCGGGCTGGGCATCACCATCGGCTTCCACCGTTACCTCACGCACGGCTCGTTCAAGGCCACCCGGTGGCTGCGCGTGACGCTCGCGGTCGCCGGCTCCTTCGCCGTCGAGGGCTCGCCCACCCAGTGGGTCGCCGACCACCGCCGTCACCACGCGTTCTCCGACAACGAGGGCGACCCGCACTCGCCGTGGCGCTTCGGCACCTCGTTCTGGGCGCTGACCAAGGGCCTGTTCTACGCGCACATGGGCTGGCTGTTCGCGCGGGAGCTGACCAACCGCGCCCGGTTCGCCCCGGACCTGGTCGCCGACAAGGACATCCAGAAGGTCGACAAGCTCTTCCCGACGCTGATCGCCGTCTCGCTGATCGCCCCGGCGGCCGTCGGCGGCCTGGTCACCTGGTCCTGGCAGGGCGCACTGACCGCGTTCTTCTGGGCCGGGCTGGTCCGCGTCGGCCTGCTGCACCACGTCACGTGGTCCATCAACTCGATCTGCCACGTCTACGGCGAGCGCCCGTTCGAGACCCGGGACGGCGACAAGGCCTCCAACTTCTGGCCGCTGGCCATCCTGTCGTTCGGCGAGAGCTGGCACAACCTGCACCACTCGGACCCGACCTGCGCCCGCCACGGGGTCATGAAGGGCCAGATCGACATCTCCGCGCGTACCATCTGGCTCTTCGAAAAGGCCGGCTGGGCGACCAATGTTCGCTGGCCCAAGCGTGACCGGCTGGCCTCGAAGCTGGTGGAGGGCGCTCAGGCGAGCGCCGGCCGCCTCGGCCGGTGACCTCCACCGCCGCCTTGCCGGAGCGACCCGCGGGGGCATCGGCCTGGCAGGATGGCGGCGTGGAAGAAGCGCGAGTACGCGACCAGGCAGCGCGACCGGCGGAGCGCACCCAGGCCAAGGGCCGGGTACGCATGTCGGCGGCGCAGCGCCGCGAGCAGCTGATCGCGATCGGCCGTCAGCTGTTCGCGGAGCGGGGGTTCGACGCGACCTCGATCGAGGAGGTCGCGGCCCGGGCCAAGGTCTCCAAGCCGGTGGTCTACGAGCACTTCGGCGGCAAGGAAGGCCTGTACGCGGTCGTCGTGGACCGCGAGGTGCGCTCGCTGCTCGACCGCATCGCCGGCGCGCTGACCGCCGGGCACCCCCGTGAACTGCTGGAGCAGGCGGCCCTGGCGCTGCTGGACTACATCGAGGAAGAGACCAACGGCTTCCGGGTGCTCGTCCGCGAGTCGCCGGTGATGTCGGCGTCGGGCAACTTCTCCTCGGTCCTCAACGACGTCGCGCACCAGGTCGAGCACATCCTCGGCGCCGAGTTCAAGACGCGGGGCTACGACCCGAAGCTGGCCGAGCTGTACTCGCAGGCGCTCGTCGGCATGGTGTCGCTGGTCGGCCGCTGGTGGCTGGAGGTACGCAAGCCGCGCAAGGAGACGGTGGCCGCGCACATGGTCAACCTGGCCTGGAACGGGCTGGCCCAGTTGGAGCAGAAGCCCGGTCTGCTGACCCGCCGGGGCAAGTAGCCCCGGCGGCGGGCCTCAAACGGCGGCGTGTCCCGGATGCTTACCGCCCGGTACGCGGATCGCCTCCTCCTGCCGGGCCTGCTCGGGCGGGCCGGTGCGGTTGTAGAGGCCGATCGTGAGCAGCGCGGTGCCGATCAGGCTGGACACCACACAGGTCGCGACCGAGAAGTTCAGCTTGTTCAGGTCGGATCGGATGATGATCAGCCCGAAGACGCCGACGAACATGAACAGGCCGCCGGCCCCCAGGTCGACGAAGTGGTCGATGTTGCGGCCGTAGAGGTTGGCCAGCACCACGATCACCCCCATGACGATGGAGAGCACGGAGAAGGCCATATTCGTCTTGAGGCCGAGCACGACCGTGTCGCCGCGCGAGAAGAACGACTCGTCTGCGGTCTGGATCGCCCCGATGATCCCGAAGATCAGCAGATAGAGCCCGATAAGGACGGCCAGCGCCCGGTAGAGCGGCCGCAGCCGATGGTTGACCGGTATGTGCGACATGATCGGATTCTCCCATCCGCGCAGCCGCTCCACCCCGCGATTCAGGCCATTCCCGTTAGAGGGCGCGCTGCCACTCCATACCTCCCCAGGCGGGGCGGAAACCCATCGCCTCGTTGATGGAGATCATGTAGCCGTTGCTGGCCGCGTTCCACGTCGTGATCCGGGCGATGGCCGGGTCCTCCTGACGGGCCCGGCGCAGGTTCTCGACCTTCGCGATGGTGCCCAGCCGGTGGCCCCGATGATCGGGATCGACGAGGGTGATGAACTGCAACGCCTGCCCGTTGGTCAACTCGGGATCGAGACAGATCGTCGTCCAGGCCACCAGCTTGCCCGACGCCTCGTGCACCAGGCCCGTGTGGACGGTCTGGCGGCCGCGTACGGTCAGCGACGCCTCCCGTTCCCGGACGCGGTCGGCGGTGACCTTCTCCGGCTCGAGCTCGAGGTCGCCGGTCGGGGCGTCGGAGAACAGCCGCCCGTCGAGGTACGCGACGTCGTCGATCAGGTCGTCGGGCGGCACGCCCAGCCACTGCACGACGCGGTAGCCCTCGGCTTTGGCCCAGGCCTCGGCGAGCATCCGGTCGAGGGCCGCCTCGTCGACCTCGGCGACCGCCAACTGACGGGCGATCTCGGGCAGGGCCGGCTCGAAGCCCAGCGACCGGGCGAAGGCCGCGGGCGCGGCCGGCGCGGGCGGGCACCCCTCGACGTCGTACATCGTGGCGCAGTGCAGCTTCGTCCGGCCCAGCTCCTGAGCCCGGCGGACGGCGTACGCGAACAGTTGGCGGCCGAGCCCCCGGCGCCGGAACTCGGGCGCCACGATGACGTCGACATTGGCCATGTCGGTGTTCTCGAGCACCGGGGCCTCGATGCGGACCAGCCCGACGGCGGTGCCGTCCAGCCGGGCCAGATAGCGCTCGCCGATCTGACCAGGGAACGGATCGGTGACGAAGCAGTCGAAAGCCCGCCGGGAGAAGACCGGGCCGAGTGGGTTGTCCACGGTGATGGCCGCTCGATACACGGGGTACGCGTCATCGTGGTCGGCCAGGGTGGCGAGGGCGATGTCGAGACTCATCCGCCCAGCATGTCCGACGGGTGCGACAGCCGCAGCCGGGTTTTACGCACCCGCCGGACAGCGGTGGTCAGTGGGCAGCGGCGGCGGCCCGGCCGGACTTGAGGTACAGGCCGGCGGCCATCAGCAGCGAGCCGATGACGTACGCGACGATCACGTTCGACATGCGGTAGCTCAGGAAGTTCGCGTCCGTCCGCATGATCAGCAGGCCGACCGTGCCGACGGCCATCAGCGCGCACCCGAGGAGGAAGCTGATCGTGCTGTCGACGTTGCGGCCGATCAGCAACGCCAGCAGCATGACGACGCCACTGCCGACCATCAGCAGGGCGTGCCCCGGGTTCATGCCCAGCAGGCCGAGCACCTTGCTGTCGTTGGCGGCGAAGTACTCCTGCGACGAGGTGCTGAAGTAGCCGATCGCTCCGATCAGGACAGTCACCGCCGAGGCGACGGCCGCGATCGTCCGATAGACCGGACGCAGGGGGTGGTTGACCGGCGCGTGCTTGAACATCTCGCACTCCCGAGTGAGGGTGAGGGGTGTAGCCGGCCGCGCGAACCGGGTTCGCCCGGGCCGTACGACAGACGCCGAGCAGGGTACAACGGGACGGTTCAGCCCTCGGAGACGGTCTCCGCCAGGGTGAGCCACTCCTCCTCCAGTGCCTCGCGCTCGGCGAGCAGCGTCCGCAGCTCGGCATCGAGGCTGGCCACTTTCTCGTAATCCGTCGCGTTGTCGGCGAGCTGCTTGTGCAGCTTGCCCTCGCGCTCGCTGAGCTTGCTCAGCGCCCGCTCTACGCGTACCAGTTCCTTCTTGGCGGCCCGCAGGTCCCCCGCGGCGGAACCAGTCCGATCGGATTTGACCGGCGCGAGCGCCGCCGGTTGCGCGAGGCCCGGGGACCGGGCGAGATACTCGTCGATTCCGCCCGGCAGGTGGGTGATCCGGCCGTCGCCGAGCAGCGCGTACGCCGTCTCGGTGACCCGCTCGACGAGGTAGCGGTCGTGGCTGGCCACGATGAGCGTGCCGGGCCAGCCGTCGAGCAGGTCTTCGAGCGCGGCCAACGTGTCCGTGTCGAGGTCGTTGGTGGGCTCGTCGAGGATGAGCACGTTGGGCTCGGCCGCCAGCAGCCGCAGGAGTTGCAGCCGGCGCCGCTCGCCGCCGGACAGGTCCTTGACGTAAGTCCACACTCGACGGTCGGTGAACCCGAACACCTCGGCGAGCTGCGTGGCGGACAACTCCTTGTCACCGACCTGCACCCGCTTGGCGACCTCCTCGACGGCCTCCAGCAGCCGCAGGTCCCCGGGCAGCTCGGCCAGCTCCTGCGACAGGTACGCGATTTTCACCGTCTGTCCGGTGAGCACCTGGCCGGAGGCCGGCTGGAGCTGCCCGGTCAACGCCCGGAGCAGGGTCGTCTTGCCCGCGCCGTTCGGGCCGAGCAACGCGATGCGATCGCCGGGGCCGACCCGCCAGGTGACGTCGTCGAGGATCTTCTTCGGGCCGGCGTACAGGGTGACGTTCTCCAGGTCGAAGACCTGCTTGCCGAGGCGCGCGGTGGCCATCCGGGCCAGCGACACCGAGTCGCGGACCGGCGGCACGTCCGCGATCAGCGCGTTCGCGGCATCGATGCGGAACCGCGGCTTACTCGTCCGCGCCGGCGCGCCC
This genomic interval carries:
- a CDS encoding acyl-CoA desaturase, which gives rise to MSTDVHPATESALTADLETNATGAAEVEQTIRGPKPLTEGAQPTGVLIGLWAFVVIPFIALIAAIPVAWGGWLSWVDIAIFAVWYCVAGLGITIGFHRYLTHGSFKATRWLRVTLAVAGSFAVEGSPTQWVADHRRHHAFSDNEGDPHSPWRFGTSFWALTKGLFYAHMGWLFARELTNRARFAPDLVADKDIQKVDKLFPTLIAVSLIAPAAVGGLVTWSWQGALTAFFWAGLVRVGLLHHVTWSINSICHVYGERPFETRDGDKASNFWPLAILSFGESWHNLHHSDPTCARHGVMKGQIDISARTIWLFEKAGWATNVRWPKRDRLASKLVEGAQASAGRLGR
- a CDS encoding GNAT family N-acetyltransferase codes for the protein MSLDIALATLADHDDAYPVYRAAITVDNPLGPVFSRRAFDCFVTDPFPGQIGERYLARLDGTAVGLVRIEAPVLENTDMANVDVIVAPEFRRRGLGRQLFAYAVRRAQELGRTKLHCATMYDVEGCPPAPAAPAAFARSLGFEPALPEIARQLAVAEVDEAALDRMLAEAWAKAEGYRVVQWLGVPPDDLIDDVAYLDGRLFSDAPTGDLELEPEKVTADRVREREASLTVRGRQTVHTGLVHEASGKLVAWTTICLDPELTNGQALQFITLVDPDHRGHRLGTIAKVENLRRARQEDPAIARITTWNAASNGYMISINEAMGFRPAWGGMEWQRAL
- a CDS encoding ABC-F family ATP-binding cassette domain-containing protein, giving the protein MANIINLDRVGKGYGTAGQLLTDVSLGLDESDRIGVVGLNGAGKSTLLKLLAKTEEPDTGRVAHRRDLRVATLPQRLDLPGEITVRDVVLGTAWLDEGFAAEHEWAGDAGVRTVLDGLGMPGIGLDDPIGPKSGGERRRIALAALLIRHCDVLILDEPTNHLDITGIGWLADWITTKLKSALVLVTHDRWFLDAVCTRIWEVADQTVRAYDGGFAAWTLARVERARREQVSEERRQNLLRKEIAWLRRGAPARTSKPRFRIDAANALIADVPPVRDSVSLARMATARLGKQVFDLENVTLYAGPKKILDDVTWRVGPGDRIALLGPNGAGKTTLLRALTGQLQPASGQVLTGQTVKIAYLSQELAELPGDLRLLEAVEEVAKRVQVGDKELSATQLAEVFGFTDRRVWTYVKDLSGGERRRLQLLRLLAAEPNVLILDEPTNDLDTDTLAALEDLLDGWPGTLIVASHDRYLVERVTETAYALLGDGRITHLPGGIDEYLARSPGLAQPAALAPVKSDRTGSAAGDLRAAKKELVRVERALSKLSEREGKLHKQLADNATDYEKVASLDAELRTLLAEREALEEEWLTLAETVSEG
- a CDS encoding TetR/AcrR family transcriptional regulator, yielding MSAAQRREQLIAIGRQLFAERGFDATSIEEVAARAKVSKPVVYEHFGGKEGLYAVVVDREVRSLLDRIAGALTAGHPRELLEQAALALLDYIEEETNGFRVLVRESPVMSASGNFSSVLNDVAHQVEHILGAEFKTRGYDPKLAELYSQALVGMVSLVGRWWLEVRKPRKETVAAHMVNLAWNGLAQLEQKPGLLTRRGK
- a CDS encoding DUF4383 domain-containing protein, with the protein product MFKHAPVNHPLRPVYRTIAAVASAVTVLIGAIGYFSTSSQEYFAANDSKVLGLLGMNPGHALLMVGSGVVMLLALLIGRNVDSTISFLLGCALMAVGTVGLLIMRTDANFLSYRMSNVIVAYVIGSLLMAAGLYLKSGRAAAAAH
- a CDS encoding DUF4383 domain-containing protein — protein: MSHIPVNHRLRPLYRALAVLIGLYLLIFGIIGAIQTADESFFSRGDTVVLGLKTNMAFSVLSIVMGVIVVLANLYGRNIDHFVDLGAGGLFMFVGVFGLIIIRSDLNKLNFSVATCVVSSLIGTALLTIGLYNRTGPPEQARQEEAIRVPGGKHPGHAAV
- a CDS encoding helix-turn-helix domain-containing protein; translation: MDMGEVARRLRADDQLSIAQIRELLGVSRAQIDDWLRGVPVPEWTKRPNAKDELRARAVDLRRSGRTVPVIAEELGVARSTAWQWTKHIPLTGDPVDAERRRANARRMTDARWTRHRAERAAQRHRLAAESAARIGPLDDRDLLLLGSVVYWCAGAKATPARPNERVELVTADARLGFLFLRFLDAVGVARTDLSLRVLLQDAVDPVAAVVWWAEHLGARVEDFRAPDPKRLFLAAERPDHPQEHHGRLRIRVCHSRDLYRTIESVLDALAGPADVPDGEAR